A portion of the Chiroxiphia lanceolata isolate bChiLan1 chromosome 10, bChiLan1.pri, whole genome shotgun sequence genome contains these proteins:
- the TMEM41A gene encoding transmembrane protein 41A isoform X1, whose protein sequence is MWRRPAGLLLVFAAATAALWLLSVRLSAGQTRRALRFPADLEELRDLAEALRDYERQHRGAALALFCGAYLYKQSFAIPGSSLLNVLAGALFGPWMGLVLCSVLTSVGATLCYLLSAAFGKQLIVHYFPEKVALLQGKVEENRSCLFFFLLFLRLFPMTPNWFLNLSAPILNIPVSQFFLSVLIGLTPYNFICVQTGAILSQITSLDAIFSWDTLLKLLAMAMVALVPGTLIKRYSKKHLKLDGDKQTQTLNGRKSL, encoded by the exons ATGTGGCGGCGCCCGGCCGGGCTCCTTCTCGTCTTCGCGGCCGCCACGGCCGCGCTGTGGCTGCTGTCGGTGCGGCTGAGCGCGGGGCAGACGCGCAG GGCGCTGCGGTTCCCGGCGGACCTGGAGGAGCTGCGGGATCTGGCCGAGGCGCTGCGGGACTACGAGCGGCAGCACCGGGGTGCGGCGCTGGCGCTGTTCTGCGGCGCTTACCTGTACAAGCAGAGCTTCGCCATCCCCGGCTCCAGCCTCCTG AATGTCCTGGCAGGAGCTCTCTTCGGGCCATGGATGGGGCTGGTGCTGTGCTCGGTGCTCACGTCAGTGGGAGCCACCCTGTGCTacctgctctctgctgccttcGGCAAGCAGCTCATCGTCCACTACTTCCCTGAGAAAGTGGCTCTGCTGCAAGGGAAG GTAGAGGAGAACAGGagctgcttatttttcttcttgttgttcCTGAGGCTGTTCCCCATGACACCAAACTGGTTCCTGAACCTCTCGGCTCCCATTTTAAACATCCCCGTGTCCCAGTTCTTCTTGTCCGTCCTCATCG GCCTTACACCATATAATTTCATCTGTGTGCAGACAGGGGCCATTCTGTCCCAGATCACCTCTCTGGATGCCATTTTCTCCTGGGACACGCTGCTCAAACTGCTGGCAATGGCCATGGTAGCCCTGGTACCAGGGACCCTCATCAAGAGATACAGCAAGAAGCACTTGAAGCTGGATGGAGACAAGCAAACTCAGACACTCAATGGCAGAAAGAGTTTGTGA
- the TMEM41A gene encoding transmembrane protein 41A isoform X2: MWRRPAGLLLVFAAATAALWLLSVRLSAGQTRRALRFPADLEELRDLAEALRDYERQHRGAALALFCGAYLYKQSFAIPGSSLLNVLAGALFGPWMGLVLCSVLTSVGATLCYLLSAAFGKQLIVHYFPEKVALLQGKALHHIISSVCRQGPFCPRSPLWMPFSPGTRCSNCWQWPW, translated from the exons ATGTGGCGGCGCCCGGCCGGGCTCCTTCTCGTCTTCGCGGCCGCCACGGCCGCGCTGTGGCTGCTGTCGGTGCGGCTGAGCGCGGGGCAGACGCGCAG GGCGCTGCGGTTCCCGGCGGACCTGGAGGAGCTGCGGGATCTGGCCGAGGCGCTGCGGGACTACGAGCGGCAGCACCGGGGTGCGGCGCTGGCGCTGTTCTGCGGCGCTTACCTGTACAAGCAGAGCTTCGCCATCCCCGGCTCCAGCCTCCTG AATGTCCTGGCAGGAGCTCTCTTCGGGCCATGGATGGGGCTGGTGCTGTGCTCGGTGCTCACGTCAGTGGGAGCCACCCTGTGCTacctgctctctgctgccttcGGCAAGCAGCTCATCGTCCACTACTTCCCTGAGAAAGTGGCTCTGCTGCAAGGGAAG GCCTTACACCATATAATTTCATCTGTGTGCAGACAGGGGCCATTCTGTCCCAGATCACCTCTCTGGATGCCATTTTCTCCTGGGACACGCTGCTCAAACTGCTGGCAATGGCCATGGTAG